In the Armatimonadota bacterium genome, CGCACGGCGCGCCGCACGGCATGGAGGATCGCTTCGTTGGCGGGGTGCTGCACCGGGCAGGCGGCGACGTCCACGACGCGGGCGCCCCCGGTGACGTAGAACCCGACGACGGCGCGGCCCTCGCGGGCGCCGACGGTGGCGCGCAGCACGTTGCGATAGGCCCAGACCTCGCCTCCGACGGTCTCGGCCACCAGGTCGCGCCGTACGCCGACGTGCTCCTTCAGGAAGTCACGCACCAGCCGGGTCTTGAGGCGGCGCTGCGCGTCGGGCACCAGGTGCTGCCACTGACAGCCCCCGCACCGCCCGAAGTGCGGGCAACGCGCCGGGGTGACGTCGGCCGACTTGCGCACCAGCGCGACCAGGCGGCCCTCTGCCCGGCGGCCGCCCCGGGTGACCTCGACGACCGCGTCCTCGCCGGGGATGCCGAAGGGCACGGACAGCGTGGCCAGGCCGACGCGGGCGAGCGCGGCGCCGTCGGTGGCCAGGCCCGTGAACCGCACCGTGAGGCGCTCGCCGGTCCGCGGTACCACGGGCTGCCGCGACGGTCGGGGACGCACCGCGCCTCCGATAGGTCCGACAGGCGGCCGCGCCCGCGGCCCGGCACCCGGCGCGGGCACAGCGTCCCGCCGTTGCCGGCCGGACGGCCCGCCCGACGCACCTGCAGGGGGAAGCGCGCCGCGCGTCCTCACGCCCGTCCTAACCGCTCGCGGAGCAGCCGGTGGACGACCTCGGGATTGGCCCGCCCCTGCGTGGCGCGCATCACCTGCCCGATCAGGAACGTCAGCGCCTTGTCCTTCCCCGCGCGGACGTCGGCCACCGGCCCGGGATGCTCAGCCAGCACGCGGTCGATCACCGCGCGCAGGGTGGCGTCGTCGCTGATCTGGCGCAGCCCCCTGGCCTCCACGATCGCGACCGGATCGCGGTCGTGCGCCAGCATCTCCACCAGCACCTCTTTGGCCATCCGGCCGCTGAGGTGTCCCTGCTCGATGAGGCGCAGCAACGCAGCCAGCCGCTCGGCGGACAGCGGCACCTGCTCGAGCTCCAGGCCGTGCTCGTTCAGGTAGCCGGCCACCTCGCCCAGCAGCCAGTTGGCCACGGTCTTGGGCGCGGGGTAGCGGGCCACGGTCTGCTCGAACAGGTCGGCGGTGGCCGGCGTCGCGGTGAGCAGGTCAGCGTCGTACGGCGAGAGCCCGTAGGCGGCCACGAAGCGCGCACGCCGGGCGGCGGGCAGTTCCGGGAGCGAGGCGCGGATCGCCGCCAGCCAGGCCTCGTCCACGACGATGGGAACCAGGTCGGGCTCTGGGAAGTACCGGTAGTCCTGCGCTTCCTCCTTGGTGCGGGATGCGAAGGTGACCTCGCGCCGCTCGTCCCAGTGGCGTGTCTCCTGCACCACCTCGCCGCCCTGCTCCAGCACGGCCCGCTGGCGCGCCACCTCGAACGCCAGGGCGCGCTCAACCGCCCGCAGCGAGTTCATGTTCTTGACCTCGGTGCGGGTGCCCCACGCGCTGCCCGGGCGCCGCAGCGAGACGTTGGCATCGCAGCGCAGGGTGCCCTCCTCCATGCGCCCCGTGCTGATGCGGGCGAACTGCAGCAGCCGCCGCAGGGCCACGAGGAAGTCGCGCGCCTCGGCGGGCGAGCGCAGGTCGGGTTCGGTCACGATCTCCATCAGCGGCACACCCGAGCGGTTGTAGTCGATCAGACTGCCCCGGGCAGGATCGTCGGGGTGCACCAGGCGCCCGGTGTCCTCCTCCAGGTGCACCCGCCGGATGCGCACGGTACGCACGCCGCCCTCGGTCTGGAGCTCCAGGTGCCCGTCGGTGGCCAGCGGCGGATGGTCGGCGTACTGGTACTGGGAGATCTGGTAGTTCTTCGGGAGGTCGGGGTAGAAGTAGTTCTTCCGGTGGAACCGGCTGTGGGGGCTGATCCGGCAGCCCAGGGCCAGCGCGGTCCGCAGGCCCAGCTCGACAGCGGCCCGGTTGACGACAGGCAACGCGCCCGGCAGGCCCAGGCACACGGGACACGTCAGCGTGTTGGGCGGCGCCCCGAAGCTGACGGCGCACCCGCAGAACATCTTGGATGCTGTCAGCAGCTGGACGTGGATCTCCAGCCCGATCACGGTCTCGTAGGCGACGGCGACGTCGCGGGCCACGGACGCCCTCACCCCACCGGCGGCCGGCGCCGGGCCCAGCCGGCGGCCTGCTCGTAGGCGTACCCTGCCCGCAGCAGCGTCACCTCGTCGAAGGCCCGGCCGACGAGCTGCAGCCCGATCGGCAGGCCATCGGCCATGCCGCAGGGGAGCGCCAGGCCCGGCAGCCCCGCCAGGTTCACCGAGATCGTGAAGATGTCCGAGAGGTACATCTGCAGCGGGTCGTCGGCCTTTTCGCCCAGGCGGAACGCCGGCGTGGGCGCCACCGGCAGCACCACCAGGTCCACGCGCTCGAACGCCCGGGCGAAGTCGCGGGCCACCAGCGTGCGCGCCCGTTGCGCCTTCAGGTAGAACGCCTCGTAGTAGCCCGCCGAGAGCGCGTAGGTGCCGAGCATGATCCGGCGTTGCACCTCGGCCCCGAACCCCTGCCGCCGGGTCTGGGCCACCATGGCGGCCAGGTCCTCGCCCGGCACGCGCAGCCCGTACCGCACGCCGTCGTAGCGGGCCAGGTTCGACGACGCCTCGGCCGGCGCCAGGATGTAGTAGGCGGGGAGCGCCGCATCGATGGTGGGCAGGCTGATCTCCGCGACGTCGCACCCCAGGTTCGCAAACACACGCAGGGCTTCGCGCAGCGCGTCAGCCACGGCGGGGGCCACGCCCTCGCCGAAGGCCTCCCGGGGTACGCCCAGGCGCAGCCCCGCCGCGTCCTCACCCAGCGCGGCCAGGTAGTCCGGTGTCGGCACGTCCGCGGACGTCGCGTCGGCGGGGTCATGGCCGGCCAGCACCCCCAGCAGCAGCGCGCAGTCGGCCACGTCGCGCGCGATCGGGCCGATCTGGTCGAGCGACGAGGCGAAGGCCACCAGGCCGTAGCGCGACACGCGCCCGTAGGTCGGCTTGAGGCCCACCACGCCGCAGAAGCCGGCCGGCAACCGGACCGATCCGCCCGTGTCGGACCCCAGGGCCAGCGGGACCATCCCCGCCGCCACGGCCGCCGCCGAGCCTCCGGAGGATCCGCCCGGCACGCGGGTGGGATCCCAGGGGTTGCGGGTCGGGCCGAACGCCGAGTGCTCCGTCGACGAGCCCATGGCGAACTCGTCCAGGTTGGTCTTGCCCAGCACGATGGCGCCGGCGTCCCGCAGGCGCGCCACCACCGTGGCGTCGTACGGCGGGACCCACCCTTCCAGGATGCGCGACGCGCACGTGGTGGGTATCCCGCGCGTGCAGATGTTGTCCTTGATGGCGACCGGGACGCCGGCGAGCGGCGGCAGGGCGTCGGCGCCGTCCGCGATGCGCGCGTCCCAGGCCGCCGCTGCGCGGCGGGCCCCGTCGGCGTCCACGGTGAGGAAGGCGTGGAGGAGCGGATCTAACCGCGCGATCCGGTCCAGGGCGACCTCCACGACCTGCGAGGGCCGCACCGTCCCGGCCCGGTAGGCCGCCACCAGGTCCCGGGCGCTGGCGAAGGCCAGATCATCCATCGTCCGCCGCTGCCTCCAGGACCCGCGGCACGACGAAGAACCCGTCGGCGTGCGCCGGCGCCGCGGCCAGCACCTCCTCGCGCGCCAGCGACGGCCGCACCACGTCGGCCCGGAAGACGTTGACCATCGGCACCACGTGCGTCGTGGGCGGTACGTCGGTCAGGTCCAGGGCGTTGAGGCGCGCGATGTACTCCAGGATGCGGCCCAGCTGCTCGACGAACCGCTGGCGCTCCTCCTCCGTCAGGGCCAGCCGGGCCAGGTGGGCCACGTGGGCGACCGTCTCACGATCGATCATGGGACCTCGGGGCGCCGCGCATCGCCCTCATGGTAGCACGACGAACGCACGGGTGCCGGGGCCGTCGCGGCCCCGGCACCCGAGACGCGGCGCGGCACCGGCTACGCCGTCGGCGCCTTGACGACGGCCGCCTTGCTGCGCTGGTGGCGGAACGGCAGCACCTCGCACGCCACGTAGTGGCCGCCACCGACGTCCACCAGCTCCTGCTCGTTGACCTTGCACGACTCCCGGGCGTACAGGCACCGGGTGTGGAACCGGCAGCCCCGCGGCGGGTTGACGGGGCTGGGCACGTCGCCGGGCAGGATGATCCGCTCGCGCCGGATCGTCGGATCCGGGATCGGCACGGCCGACAGCAGCGCCTCGGTGTAGGGGTGCTGGGGGTTGGCGAACAGCTCGTCGGCGTCGGCGATCTCGACGATCTTGCCCAGGTACATCACCGCGATGCGGTCGCTGATGTGCTTGACCACCGAGAGGTCGTGGGCGATGAACAGGTAGGTGAGGCCGAACTCCTTCTGCAGTTCCTGCAGCAGGTTGAGGACCTGGGCCTGGATGGAGACGTCCAGCGCCGAGACGGGCTCGTCGCAGATGATGAGCTTGGGGTTCACGGCCAGGGCCCGGGCGATGCCGATGCGCTGCCGCTGTCCGCCTGAGAACTCGTGCGGGTAGCGGTTGGCGTGGTAGGGCGAGAGCCCCACCACCTCCAGCAGCTCCTGCACGCGCCGCACCTTCTCCTTGCCCCGGGCCAGGTTGTGGATCTCCAGGGGCTCGCCGATGATGTCGCCCACCGTCATGCGGGGATTCAGCGACGAGTACGGGTCCTGGAAGATGATCTGCATGTTGCGCCGCATCCGCCGCAGCTCTTCCTTGTTCAGGGCCAGGACGTTCTGGCCCTCGAAGCGCACCTCGCCGGATGTGGGCTCCATCAGGCGCAGGATCACCCGGCCGGTGGTGGTCTTACCGCACCCCGACTCGCCCACCAGCCCCAGGGTCTCGCCGCGTCGGATCGAGAACGAGACGCCGTCCACGGCCTTGACGGCGCCCACCTGCCGCTGGAAGATGAACCCCTTGGTGATGGGGAAGTGCTTGACGAGGTTCTTGACCTCGAGGATGACGTCGCCGTTGGTCGCCACGACCGGTCCTCCTACACGCCGCGGGTCGAGACCGCCAGCCCGGCCTGGGCCGCCGCGCGCTTGTCTTCCTCGCTGGCGTGCTCCGAGTAGAGGTAGCACTTGGCGGTGTGGTCCGGGCCGACGGGGTAGTCGGGGGGGTTCTCCTGCACGCAGATCTCCATGGCGAAGGGACAGCGCGGGGCGAACGCGCAGCCCGGCGGCAGGTCGATGAGCGACGGCGGCTGCCCTTCGATGGGGATCAGGCGCTCACGCCGCTCGTAGAGCTTGGGCACCGAGTGCAGCAGGCCCCACGTGTAGGGGTGCTTGGGGTCCCGGAAGATCCGCCGCACGTCGGCGTGCTCCACCGGCTTGCCGGCGTACATCACCACCACGTCGTCGCACATCTCGGCCACGACACCCAGGTTGTGGGTGATCATGATGACCGCCATGTGGAACTCCTGCTGGAGTTCCCGGATCAGGTCGAGGATCTGCGCCTGGATCGTCACGTCCAGGGCGGTGGTGGGCTCGTCGGCGATCAGGATCGACGGGTTGCACGACAGCGCCATGGCGATCATCACCCGCTGGCGCATGCCGCCCGAGAACTGGTGCGGGTAGTCCTTGACGCGCTCCCGGGCCAGGGGGATCTTCACCCGCTCCAGCATCTCGATGGCCCGCTCCCAGGCCGCGCGCCGGTCGAGCTTCTGGTGCAGCATGACCGCCTCGGCGATCTGCTCGCCGATGGTCAGCACCGGGTTGAGCGAGGTCATCGGCTCCTGGAAGATCATGGCGATGCGGTTGCCCCGGATGCGGCGCATCTCCTCGTCGGTGAGCTTGAGGAGGTCGCGCCCCTCGAACCAGATCTCGCCCTCCACGATCTTCCCGGGCGGCGTGGGGATGAGCCGCATGATGGACAGCGCGTGGACGCTCTTGCCGCACCCGGACTCGCCCACGATGCCCAGCGTCTCGCCCTTGTGGAGGTCGTAGGAGAGACCGTCCACCGCCCGCACCACGCCCTCGTCGGTGTAGAAGTACGTCTTCAGATTGCGCACCGACAGCAACGGCTCTGCCACGCGCCTCACCTCGTCGCGGTCGTCACTGGACGACACGATTCTCCGC is a window encoding:
- the gatB gene encoding Asp-tRNA(Asn)/Glu-tRNA(Gln) amidotransferase subunit GatB, which produces MARDVAVAYETVIGLEIHVQLLTASKMFCGCAVSFGAPPNTLTCPVCLGLPGALPVVNRAAVELGLRTALALGCRISPHSRFHRKNYFYPDLPKNYQISQYQYADHPPLATDGHLELQTEGGVRTVRIRRVHLEEDTGRLVHPDDPARGSLIDYNRSGVPLMEIVTEPDLRSPAEARDFLVALRRLLQFARISTGRMEEGTLRCDANVSLRRPGSAWGTRTEVKNMNSLRAVERALAFEVARQRAVLEQGGEVVQETRHWDERREVTFASRTKEEAQDYRYFPEPDLVPIVVDEAWLAAIRASLPELPAARRARFVAAYGLSPYDADLLTATPATADLFEQTVARYPAPKTVANWLLGEVAGYLNEHGLELEQVPLSAERLAALLRLIEQGHLSGRMAKEVLVEMLAHDRDPVAIVEARGLRQISDDATLRAVIDRVLAEHPGPVADVRAGKDKALTFLIGQVMRATQGRANPEVVHRLLRERLGRA
- the gatA gene encoding Asp-tRNA(Asn)/Glu-tRNA(Gln) amidotransferase subunit GatA, which encodes MDDLAFASARDLVAAYRAGTVRPSQVVEVALDRIARLDPLLHAFLTVDADGARRAAAAWDARIADGADALPPLAGVPVAIKDNICTRGIPTTCASRILEGWVPPYDATVVARLRDAGAIVLGKTNLDEFAMGSSTEHSAFGPTRNPWDPTRVPGGSSGGSAAAVAAGMVPLALGSDTGGSVRLPAGFCGVVGLKPTYGRVSRYGLVAFASSLDQIGPIARDVADCALLLGVLAGHDPADATSADVPTPDYLAALGEDAAGLRLGVPREAFGEGVAPAVADALREALRVFANLGCDVAEISLPTIDAALPAYYILAPAEASSNLARYDGVRYGLRVPGEDLAAMVAQTRRQGFGAEVQRRIMLGTYALSAGYYEAFYLKAQRARTLVARDFARAFERVDLVVLPVAPTPAFRLGEKADDPLQMYLSDIFTISVNLAGLPGLALPCGMADGLPIGLQLVGRAFDEVTLLRAGYAYEQAAGWARRRPPVG
- the gatC gene encoding Asp-tRNA(Asn)/Glu-tRNA(Gln) amidotransferase subunit GatC, whose amino-acid sequence is MIDRETVAHVAHLARLALTEEERQRFVEQLGRILEYIARLNALDLTDVPPTTHVVPMVNVFRADVVRPSLAREEVLAAAPAHADGFFVVPRVLEAAADDG
- a CDS encoding dipeptide ABC transporter ATP-binding protein, which encodes MATNGDVILEVKNLVKHFPITKGFIFQRQVGAVKAVDGVSFSIRRGETLGLVGESGCGKTTTGRVILRLMEPTSGEVRFEGQNVLALNKEELRRMRRNMQIIFQDPYSSLNPRMTVGDIIGEPLEIHNLARGKEKVRRVQELLEVVGLSPYHANRYPHEFSGGQRQRIGIARALAVNPKLIICDEPVSALDVSIQAQVLNLLQELQKEFGLTYLFIAHDLSVVKHISDRIAVMYLGKIVEIADADELFANPQHPYTEALLSAVPIPDPTIRRERIILPGDVPSPVNPPRGCRFHTRCLYARESCKVNEQELVDVGGGHYVACEVLPFRHQRSKAAVVKAPTA
- a CDS encoding ABC transporter ATP-binding protein, giving the protein MAEPLLSVRNLKTYFYTDEGVVRAVDGLSYDLHKGETLGIVGESGCGKSVHALSIMRLIPTPPGKIVEGEIWFEGRDLLKLTDEEMRRIRGNRIAMIFQEPMTSLNPVLTIGEQIAEAVMLHQKLDRRAAWERAIEMLERVKIPLARERVKDYPHQFSGGMRQRVMIAMALSCNPSILIADEPTTALDVTIQAQILDLIRELQQEFHMAVIMITHNLGVVAEMCDDVVVMYAGKPVEHADVRRIFRDPKHPYTWGLLHSVPKLYERRERLIPIEGQPPSLIDLPPGCAFAPRCPFAMEICVQENPPDYPVGPDHTAKCYLYSEHASEEDKRAAAQAGLAVSTRGV